The nucleotide window tcatttataaatttagtaCACTAGTATTATTTTAGAAAGTTAAAAGGCTTTGAATTTAGATGGAAATAAAACTGAATCACATTGTATATTTAAAGCTATATATGTCAAAAATTCGcatttctaggttatgtttATGACATTCATATTAATGTTCTAattgatttgtttacattttatttttgggtGCTTTAAGTAAACaatgtttatatattataaaaaaattggtaccTGTGAGTGCCTAATTGGTAACGGGCTGGGGCAGGGAGAGGGTCCAAGTGATCCCGCTCGTCTATGTCGTCTGGGAGGTGGTACGGGAGCTAAGATAGCTTCTCCTTTAGGTGGTAAAGGCGGTCGAATAGTCTCTTCCAGTCGCTGAAaacatcataatttttaattaatattgtgATAGAACTAGAAAAcgttgataataataattaaataatacaaaattaagGTAATTTATGTATAAGTTACCCGTCTAGTATGAGTCTGTCGTTTTGGGTGCCTATGATACATATCATCGCAGGAGAggcaaaaaatttgtttacattgATCGCAATGTACACTAGAAGCAGAAGATCCACATAATTGACAGTGTAAACCATCTTTTTTTCTATCTGCAATAAGATTTTTAATTTGTAGTATAAAAACGTTTTGTAATGTTTATTCAcacaaattttgatacaaattaaTCAAAACTTGTGGTTTTATTGTTCATTTAATTCACtttactaaatatatttattatgtttcatACTtactattgatatttttttctggtaACGGGGGTACATCATTGGAATATTGTCCAAATTCGATAACTTCATAATCTGGTTCATCAATTGTTTGTCTATGATTTAATTGCGTTTGTCTGTGTTCCTCTTTCGGCACAGGCGGTGCTGGGAAACTGTTTCCTGATTTACTCTGTGGAACGttgttattattcaattttaattacaaatttatttttcaacgtaaaaaATCGTGAAGTTtacaaattgaatatatttttcaaaagttctAGCTGAATTATAGCTTTTTTATAGACGTTTCTCAGTATAAGTCACTTGTTATATTTCTATGGTtctgtgaaaatttaaattttaaaaagatcGATTTAGTggatttgatattttaaagttGGTTTGgctgtttttgttttgattttttgtattgtgaTGAGGTGTTTTTAATATGGCGAATAAATTGACTAATTTTTGACAGTTTATATTAACGAACAAACACTAAttatacatgtttttttttcatgacgATGTTTACTTTACCAAATTTTTGTCGAGTTTgcttaaaatatgataaaaaccTCATAGATTTGGCGCATATCGAAAATGAACCAAGCGAAACTTTAATGAATAAACTTCAACATTGTGTATCAGAAGTGGTTGGtatttttatcttaattttgTAGTTCTTACTAAAATATGCATGCCTCAAAATAAACATAACGAGATAATGAACATATATTGatctaatttttataacaaatttcgtTATTCTTTTATGTAGTAtgtattataaattgattaaaaatatagttttttagaATGtcttttttatagtaaaaatgtATTTCGCATTGACATATATGGGTATTAATGtgtgaaaatatcttttttttataagatataatcgatgtaataacaattttatgttattaatgTGATTTGTGtggaattttttaatgttttttgtttttaggaaTGGACAATTTTTAAGCCGTTATTATGTCAtccctgtataaaaaaattaaacatagcATACAGCTTCAAGAAACAATGTGTACAATCTGCAGGGGTATTAAAAAACTACATAGAACTGGTGAAAGAATCTCAAAAGAAAAACGATTCACAAAACACCGTGAAAGCTGAAGGGGTAATTCCAACAACAGGAGGTGCTTACATGCTTCTCCCcaatcaaaaatatgtaaaaattttagtGGGTGGACAAAACCAAACGACaaatacatttcaaaatgtCTTTTTGAATCTAATACCAGCGAGTTCGTTGAATTCAGTTGTAACACCGAACCTCGAAGCCTCCAATGGCATTAAAACAAAAGATACCAaccaaaatgtatttttaaatctCAATAATACCTTTTCCAAGTTCATCCCCGTGTCACAAGTGACGAAAACACCCCCTGAACCAGAAAAACCCCCCAACCTGACGGTAAATCAAATTCTGACTGAGAGTAAAAGTGAGGAATTGAGTGTGGAAATAGATCCGACTGTTTTTGAATTAGAAGAAGACGAATCTGTtcaaaatgaagaagaagaagaagtaaatGATTACGATGAAGTTATAACAAAAGCGAAAATTGATCTCAAGGACGGAAAACTAACGAATGGGGTGAAAGTGCAAAATGGTaaacaagaagaaaaacatTTCGTTCCTATTTTACCTAAAAATACCGAGGATTTTATTTCGTCAGGTGAATTTAatctatatataattaatagttCAGGTGTGTGTTTAATTTGAGGTTGTGAATGAATCATACATCAAGTATTTTGTtgatttgatcaatttttgtctgttatttatttatatgtttctgTTTTAATAAACATTGATGACGTAATTAATGGAATTTAGGAATATTTTTGGGAATTTTCCTTGTAAAAtcgtttaaattttcaaaataatgtcttCTAGATTATGATAAACTTGAATTTTCTACTAGATTCCCAGTGCAatctaattttttgtaaaaattttaagtaaCTTTGAGCGAAACCCAATTTTTGTCTTCCTCTTTGtatattttcgagatattatgttataattttcaaaaaccttGTGACAGAATCCAATTTGTAGCGTATTTTGACAGAAATTTGAAACAACTTTAGgcaaaactcaaatttttttcctcctgtttgaacaattttgaaaaatcttttgacaaaaaaaaattttttgtattttttcgtGTATAGTGTCGAAACAACTTCCAgtaatcttaatttttttttcctagttatataattttgaaacattctgTAAAAACATTCTACTTTTTTGTGAACAGTTACTGGTAGttggtaaaaaattttcctgatataacagaaaataagtttttgatttACTTGCAggtcaacattttttattctcttcATCCGAATCTTCGGGAACATTCAAATGCGAATCATGCCAAAAAACCTTCTCCACAAAGAAGTATTTCAAAGCCCATCTCAACCAGTTCCACTTGGGCAAATCACCTTTCAAATGCCAATACtgttatttagaatttttaactAGAAAGGAATACGAATTGTGTTTAAAAACGCACAAAATCGAAACAGAATCATCAATAAACAAATCGATCACCCTACAAGATTTCACCACCAATTCCACCAGTTTAACAGATCTACAACTATCAGACATAGAAGCCCTAATACAACCATCGGAGAACGGGGAATACAATTGCGACGTATGTCGCAGACCGTTCACCAGCTCCACCGGACTTTTAAGGCACAAGGTAATCCATTACCACCCCCGATTTAACCTCGCTTTTATGCAATATCTTACTTTGCAGGTACGCAaacataaccaaaaaaataaaaaaaaatatttcatcaaaggTATGAAGAACGCCAAATGTGATATATGCAATCGAGAATTTTCCACGCAATCCTACATGCAACTCCACAAAAAGTTGCACCTCAGAGACGATATCGGTTACAAATACAAGGTGTTCGGTAAAAGTAAGTACGGCGATATCGAAAGGAACGGACAGCAGATTAAAGACGAAGAAGCAGATGAGAAAGTCGAAAGTTTGGACGTTACCCCGGATATTTTTACTGAAGAAGATAGCAATGAGGAAAAATATGAAGATCCCTCAACTAGTACGGACAGAAATACCAGTAAAATGGAATTAGACCAAGAGAACGATACGGAagacgatgaagaagaagaggaagactCCAAATTAAATATAGATACAGATGTGATAAAGAAAGAAAAGGAAAGTGATTTAGGGTGAGTttattgtaatatatatataaaataataaaaaagagtCTCGGTGGAAAGAAGGAAAAGACGAATACAATCCCTggttaaaaatatggaaaaaaatgatatttttgttttgttcaggAATTTTGTAGATactaaatttagttttaatcaaattttatctactaAAACGTCTTTAAAGTGCCTTATATATCattatacttttgtttttgtacTACCCTTTTTACattcacaattattatttaatcctttatataatttaaatttcgcGGTAAAAACCCCCGCCGGATTATATGTCATTCGCTAGAAACGTTCGTTAATCAACAGGCTTGTTCGCGCGATAATCCGGAATCGGTTTTGGGCTGTTCGTTTAGTGGGCTTTGACAGTTTTTACACTGATTCGGAATGAGCGGCGAATAACGCTTTCACTCTTGCAATGTCATTAGCgtataaaaagaagaaactttCAACATGGTGTAATGTGACTGAACGTGTGCTTGTGCCggatttttaagaaataatttcgtTGAATGAAGTTAGTGGTTTTTGATATATCTAAATTGGagttataaatttaaatcaactcgcgaaatatttatttgtttaagaTGTGAAtactgttattttttgtttgtgtcgAAATGAAAACGTTTTGTACTTGGTTTTAGTGTTTactgattttaaataaattgtgatgTTAATAGGCAAAGGAATATAATACTAAAGTGAATTATCGAGatttgtaatattatttttaaaattgaaactaaatttatgtatttacaTGGCGAATGGAAATTTTAACGATATATTTAAGgctttaattaaatatatagtaTTTGTCGATTTTAAGGTCTCAGGTTATGTTTAAAAGCTAATAGCAACCTCTAGTAATGTACTTTTTAGCACGACATCATTTTCAGagagttttttatcaaatttattcattttctatttgtataaattttgaaGGACTTCTTGTAtaaatcaatttgtttatttagttttttttttgtatgttctCCTCTATTTTGGCAAATTTCTAAAGAAAATCAGgcacaattaatttttcagtcTTCATTTATCCATAATTCTGAGATAAGATAAATTCGTGTTTTTTTATCGTAGAATTTGGAAGAACTTTAtgcatatttcaattttttttatatttatattcaagtaTTCTTAACAAAACTCAATTTTCTGCTTCTATATGTATACTTTTGGTCTAATTTTCGGCATAATTTAAAATTCTTACTTCTTATTCTTATACcgttgaaaaaatgtttgttttaaagCATCTTGTGTCTtcttttttgagttttcttgaGAAAAGTTTCgttaaaacataatattttctgtttatttttatataatcattattttgatacactattattcaaattttcattttttccatacaatttGAAGAGCAtcaatcaatataatttaattagaGCCTTTTTAACCTCTAAACATTAGGTTACTGTTTAATaccaaattttattgaatatggGACTTCGTTTTTTTCTCCTATTTCTAGAAGTTCTCTCATTCTTTTATTGTTTCCATCCCTTTATCAATTTCCATATGTGAATCGATTATTTGTTTCGAGAAAATAAGGGATTTTGTAGGAAACAGGATGAAAACGTGCGCCTCGacttatttgtatatattgttaattcgagaaaaaaaataataggtaCATACcctataaattgtaatttttttataaaaaattatgaaaaaaaatttgcaataaaattcAATACAGAAACATTTTAGGATATTActaaagtgttttattttcaataaatagaaatatcaatTAAGGTATATGTCAAAATtgatagtatttatttttgaatttcacgtaaaattgtaaatacagtttttttatcatcaacAAATAGTaggtattaaaaataactatattgTATATTGAATCCCATCTCTACACTTCGATATAATCTCGTTTTACCATAGAACTACATGTACTGCTACTTTGTTCCCAAAACATCTAAAATGACTAACGTCAATTTGATCTTGCACGTCTATGGACGATTCGAAATAAATCGATTGGTTCTTATttggaatcgattttttaattgaaaatcctCACCGATTGACATTAGTTTTAATAGGGAGAATAGCAGTCCATGAACTGTATGGTccaattcaacatttttttttttaattttatatatttgttgtttACAAATTGAAATGCGTTTTAAAAACTGTCTTTCATTGCAATACAGTATTGATATAtcgtttttatattatatatacattcTTCTTTAAAAAGACTGTCATATAATTGACAATAAATTGTGGcacattgatatttattttcgaataaaagGATAATTTTTTGATACGAACAATTTTTTAGCATTTCCATCAGTCAtaacataacctacaaataacTGTATATGTAATATTTAGTTTTGAAGGTTGTCAAGTATACAAACAGCTAAAAACTAAATTCCCCAGACATTTCCGTTGTTTAccaatataaattatatcatttaaaagACATATCATAAGTGTGAATATACTCATTTTATTGgtgaatcattttttaatattaattatttttttattcgacaAATGTGCCGAACAACGTCCaaagttttagttttttgtgttttatatcGTCGAAATAGATTAAatagttagttttttttttaattatagcatataaacaaatatgtaatcataatttttattgtacgttaagattttatatatatatatatacctacaACCCCCCTCGGTAagcgtaatatttttttatctacgcattttgtacattaatttcgcttttatttttacttaacgGAAACAGTTGAGTGCTTCATGACTGACAAGCCCAAATATTAAAGTTTGCactaataaataagaaataaaacatttttatcatcgagtttttcatttttacacCCTTATTCATGGTTCGGCagcattttgaggttagaaatcgatttgtttttaaataatttccaagTTAAGGAAGTGTTTCGTCCTTAGATTCATAAAAAGGTAAGTTGAAGGACGTTTGTGGAATAAATAATGTGGAAGTCAAATCCCTTTTCGTAAGATATAAACTTACCATCCATTGGGGCATGTTTCTTGCCATCCGGAGGCGTGTAGATGGGTTAGATATGTGCATCGGCCTCCATTTTTCACCCTTATTCTATGTACAAGAAAAATTCAAGAGGTTAATTtcccaaaatttaaaaatagatttaacgtaaacaaattttctcattatatagaATCATCCATAGGAAAAAAATCGCAATACCGAGAGAAATATTTGTAGTATCGGCAACACCTAATTAAATGGCACATTTAGGTACACTAATTCATTCcaccaacaattattttcatgagAAAACactattaattcattttatttaaaataaaataataattttaggttagaaaaatacatttcacattaaaattatcggaaatatttatattaataactGGAAAACGAAAAACATT belongs to Diorhabda carinulata isolate Delta chromosome X, icDioCari1.1, whole genome shotgun sequence and includes:
- the LOC130902608 gene encoding myoneurin-like; this translates as MTMFTLPNFCRVCLKYDKNLIDLAHIENEPSETLMNKLQHCVSEVEWTIFKPLLCHPCIKKLNIAYSFKKQCVQSAGVLKNYIELVKESQKKNDSQNTVKAEGVIPTTGGAYMLLPNQKYVKILVGGQNQTTNTFQNVFLNLIPASSLNSVVTPNLEASNGIKTKDTNQNVFLNLNNTFSKFIPVSQVTKTPPEPEKPPNLTVNQILTESKSEELSVEIDPTVFELEEDESVQNEEEEEVNDYDEVITKAKIDLKDGKLTNGVKVQNGKQEEKHFVPILPKNTEDFISSGQHFLFSSSESSGTFKCESCQKTFSTKKYFKAHLNQFHLGKSPFKCQYCYLEFLTRKEYELCLKTHKIETESSINKSITLQDFTTNSTSLTDLQLSDIEALIQPSENGEYNCDVCRRPFTSSTGLLRHKVRKHNQKNKKKYFIKGMKNAKCDICNREFSTQSYMQLHKKLHLRDDIGYKYKVFGKSKYGDIERNGQQIKDEEADEKVESLDVTPDIFTEEDSNEEKYEDPSTSTDRNTSKMELDQENDTEDDEEEEEDSKLNIDTDVIKKEKESDLG